One genomic window of Stieleria sp. JC731 includes the following:
- a CDS encoding DUF1501 domain-containing protein, with protein MFVSRRRYLETASTGFGATVLAAMMSGGRTFGSTSDGVALPSGAALERTHRPPRAKHVIFCYMSGGVSHVDSFDPKPELSRLHGKPMPVKVQRTQFNNNGNVMASPFKFSQHGESGLEVSDMFPNIASVADELAVIRSMTTAVNEHAQGNFVMHSGFPFMGHPSAGAWCSYGLGCETDELPGFVVLQSQGATAPHGGVSLFSSGYLPAEHQGSILVADAEDAIRNIRPLGLEAMQQRRLSLASVLDNQYAAMTQHDAQVEAAIKNYETAFRMQTSVPDLCDLADETEATKRDYGLDSNDSQMAGYGRQCLLARRLVEKGVRFIELSCLPQTVGGGQAPNPWDQHSGLETGHRTMSRQVDQPIAALIKDLRQRGLLDETLVVWGGEFGRTPFSQGSNGRDHNPFGFSVWMAGGGIKGGVTHGATDELGYYAVEHKQTVYDLWATVLHLLGVDHTKLTYRYSGRDFRLTDVHGEVMMPVIA; from the coding sequence ATGTTCGTTAGTCGTCGACGATATTTAGAAACGGCTTCAACCGGATTTGGCGCCACCGTGCTGGCCGCGATGATGTCCGGTGGTCGAACCTTTGGATCGACGAGCGATGGCGTTGCCTTGCCTTCCGGCGCGGCGCTCGAAAGAACACACCGACCGCCGCGGGCAAAGCATGTCATCTTTTGCTACATGTCCGGGGGAGTGTCGCATGTTGATTCTTTTGACCCCAAGCCAGAGCTTTCGCGATTGCACGGCAAGCCGATGCCGGTGAAAGTGCAAAGGACGCAGTTCAACAACAATGGCAACGTGATGGCTAGCCCATTCAAGTTCAGCCAACACGGCGAGTCGGGACTTGAAGTTAGCGATATGTTTCCAAACATCGCAAGCGTTGCCGATGAGCTTGCCGTGATTCGATCGATGACGACAGCGGTAAACGAGCACGCACAAGGGAATTTCGTGATGCACAGCGGATTTCCCTTTATGGGGCATCCCAGTGCCGGTGCGTGGTGTTCATATGGTTTGGGTTGTGAGACCGACGAGCTGCCTGGATTCGTTGTCTTGCAAAGCCAAGGCGCGACGGCACCACACGGAGGCGTCAGCTTATTTAGCAGCGGCTATCTTCCGGCAGAGCATCAAGGGTCGATTTTGGTTGCCGATGCCGAGGACGCGATCCGAAACATTCGTCCGCTGGGTTTAGAAGCGATGCAACAGCGACGGTTAAGCCTGGCATCGGTGTTGGACAACCAATATGCCGCGATGACGCAGCATGACGCGCAAGTCGAAGCCGCGATCAAAAACTATGAAACGGCCTTTCGGATGCAAACGTCTGTGCCGGACCTTTGCGACCTGGCTGATGAAACGGAGGCGACCAAACGCGACTATGGTTTGGACTCGAATGATTCTCAGATGGCCGGCTATGGTAGACAGTGCTTATTGGCGCGGCGTCTGGTCGAAAAAGGTGTTCGGTTTATTGAATTGAGCTGCTTACCGCAAACCGTCGGCGGGGGGCAGGCACCCAATCCATGGGATCAACACAGTGGACTCGAAACCGGCCACAGGACGATGAGCCGACAAGTTGATCAACCGATCGCTGCGCTGATTAAAGATTTGCGACAAAGAGGCTTGTTGGACGAAACCTTGGTCGTATGGGGAGGCGAGTTTGGCCGAACACCGTTTTCGCAAGGCAGCAACGGGCGTGATCACAACCCGTTCGGTTTCAGCGTCTGGATGGCCGGCGGTGGAATCAAGGGCGGGGTGACGCATGGTGCAACCGATGAACTCGGCTACTATGCCGTCGAACACAAACAAACCGTGTATGACCTTTGGGCCACGGTCTTACATTTGCTTGGTGTCGATCACACCAAGTTAACGTACCGCTATAGCGGGCGTGATTTCCGGCTGACTGATGTCCACGGCGAAGTCATGATGCCGGTGATCGCATAG
- a CDS encoding ATP-binding protein, with amino-acid sequence MTLNSGSNIERNVKTIAALGAFVLASMIVTICVVQHTLGKSITQLSDDVVPIQSQLVELNDSVGRMFLSQSNLERLNRNEIEQLENDKHDESVALNTLERLHDQLGDPEIVSNPRFPKEAASRLDDEVDGFLQARQHLFDIAKQTDELGSQFQKSHSGIDADLNLLLQETAAISGILRLNYVLEMREIAHHLATGEPHDDHVRGLIVGDTRIQTEAIDAFNLSAQQLNALAGRIAAAKNIDVLNSLSANEVAQTTQKLQKSLDQIERVLTDEAFGDRLEMLKKLTNQLISRIDASGSNQTLASKRREILLRTLDLYDVQRRAEQSAHALQQCTSELTAFSEAFAENTSQTAESTIVISRTATGLIVLIGLASMVIAAIRVRTSVLDLRTQNQKLSDLSNSLAEVNSGLEQAVKQRTASLQLVLDSTGDGIFTVDTDGSILPERSKAVVEWFGEPSENAKFWDYLAGEDSSLSDDFWMGFEQIVSEIFPFEVAAAQAPSRLDHNDRTYELDYREVSTDGTLNRVLIIVKDITAQLEAERAEQAIKELQDVIGNLLKDRDGFCDSIRECNKLIEDVKHAKDLITSRRIIHTIKGNCAIIGFRSIAKFIHELESVLEDENRLPSDIEVESLRGVWDDGLNRMGTFLDTCNQGTIQVTRSELEHVVDLLRSEAEYSDILPFVEHCLLEPVDLQLKRLADHAARIAVQLDRVVQVHTDDGGLCVPGERLKSFWPTLVHIVRNAVDHGLESPDERTAAGKEESGHLRFSSDVKNGWIEIQLSDDGRGLDWDNIRTKATSLGIPCETDEDLIKAMFSDGFSTRDVATDYSGRGVGLGAVKAACEELGGSLSVQSTVGSGTTFIIRFPWEKGMQLSTPRSSLTDSTEIAEQQSI; translated from the coding sequence GTGACCCTGAATTCCGGAAGTAATATTGAACGCAACGTCAAGACGATCGCCGCGCTCGGGGCGTTCGTTCTTGCAAGCATGATCGTCACGATATGCGTCGTCCAACACACCTTGGGCAAATCGATTACGCAATTGTCCGATGATGTGGTCCCCATCCAAAGTCAATTGGTCGAACTGAACGACTCGGTCGGCCGAATGTTCTTGAGCCAAAGCAATCTCGAGCGACTCAATCGCAACGAAATTGAGCAGCTTGAAAACGACAAGCACGACGAAAGCGTCGCACTAAATACATTGGAGCGATTGCACGATCAACTCGGCGACCCTGAGATCGTTTCAAACCCGCGTTTCCCGAAAGAAGCGGCATCGCGTTTGGACGACGAAGTTGATGGATTCCTGCAAGCACGTCAGCATCTCTTTGACATTGCCAAACAAACCGACGAGTTGGGTTCGCAATTCCAAAAATCGCATTCTGGAATCGATGCCGACCTGAATTTACTGTTGCAAGAAACAGCCGCGATCTCCGGTATCCTGCGATTGAACTACGTGCTGGAGATGCGTGAAATCGCACACCACCTCGCCACTGGCGAACCTCACGACGACCATGTCCGAGGTTTGATCGTCGGTGATACCCGAATCCAAACCGAAGCGATCGATGCATTCAACCTTTCGGCGCAACAGCTCAATGCGCTTGCCGGTCGCATCGCGGCTGCCAAGAACATTGATGTACTTAATTCGCTGTCGGCCAACGAAGTCGCACAAACCACACAGAAACTGCAAAAGTCACTCGATCAGATCGAACGCGTCTTAACCGATGAAGCGTTCGGAGATCGGTTGGAAATGCTCAAGAAGCTAACCAACCAATTGATCTCGCGAATCGACGCCTCTGGCTCGAACCAAACCTTGGCATCGAAACGTCGCGAGATCCTGCTACGGACCCTTGACCTTTATGATGTACAGCGACGTGCCGAACAGTCGGCGCATGCTCTTCAGCAATGCACGTCGGAACTGACAGCGTTTTCCGAAGCATTCGCCGAAAACACCAGCCAAACGGCTGAAAGCACAATCGTGATCAGTCGCACGGCAACCGGCCTGATCGTCCTGATTGGTTTGGCAAGCATGGTGATCGCGGCGATCCGAGTTCGCACCAGTGTGCTGGATTTACGCACCCAAAACCAAAAGCTAAGCGACCTGTCCAACAGCCTTGCCGAAGTGAACAGCGGCCTGGAACAAGCGGTCAAACAACGAACCGCATCGTTGCAATTGGTACTTGATAGCACCGGTGACGGGATCTTCACTGTCGACACCGACGGAAGCATCCTGCCGGAACGCTCCAAGGCAGTTGTCGAATGGTTTGGCGAACCTTCAGAAAATGCCAAGTTCTGGGACTACCTTGCGGGCGAAGACTCTTCTCTGTCAGACGACTTCTGGATGGGCTTCGAGCAAATCGTCTCGGAAATTTTCCCATTCGAAGTTGCTGCCGCGCAGGCCCCTTCACGCTTGGACCACAACGATCGAACCTACGAACTTGACTATCGCGAAGTCTCGACTGACGGAACGCTAAACCGTGTCCTGATTATCGTCAAAGACATCACCGCACAGCTGGAAGCGGAACGTGCAGAACAAGCGATCAAAGAATTGCAGGACGTCATCGGCAACCTACTAAAGGATCGCGATGGGTTCTGTGATTCCATTCGTGAATGCAACAAGCTGATCGAAGACGTCAAACACGCCAAAGATTTGATCACATCTCGACGCATTATCCACACCATCAAAGGTAACTGCGCGATCATCGGATTCCGTTCGATTGCCAAATTCATTCACGAGTTGGAATCCGTTCTGGAAGACGAAAACCGCCTGCCGAGTGATATCGAAGTCGAATCACTTCGAGGGGTTTGGGATGACGGTTTGAATCGCATGGGAACCTTCCTGGACACATGCAACCAGGGAACCATCCAGGTCACACGATCTGAACTGGAACACGTCGTCGACCTGCTACGCAGCGAAGCGGAATACAGCGACATTCTGCCATTCGTCGAGCACTGTTTGCTGGAACCGGTTGACCTACAACTGAAACGACTTGCTGACCATGCGGCCAGAATTGCTGTTCAGCTCGACCGTGTTGTGCAAGTGCATACCGATGATGGAGGCCTTTGTGTCCCTGGCGAACGCCTGAAGTCATTCTGGCCAACGCTTGTGCACATTGTTCGAAATGCAGTTGATCATGGGTTGGAATCGCCTGATGAACGCACCGCTGCAGGAAAAGAAGAATCTGGACATCTGCGATTCTCTAGCGATGTCAAAAACGGCTGGATCGAAATTCAACTCAGTGACGACGGCCGAGGCTTGGACTGGGATAACATCCGAACCAAGGCGACCTCGTTGGGAATCCCTTGTGAAACAGACGAAGATCTGATCAAAGCGATGTTCAGCGACGGCTTCTCAACACGCGATGTGGCGACCGATTATTCTGGTCGAGGTGTCGGACTCGGTGCGGTAAAGGCAGCCTGCGAGGAGCTCGGCGGAAGCCTTTCGGTCCAATCCACCGTCGGTAGCGGCACCACATTCATCATTCGCTTCCCCTGGGAAAAAGGCATGCAACTGAGCACGCCTCGTAGCAGTTTGACGGACTCAACAGAGATCGCCGAACAACAGTCGATCTAG
- a CDS encoding ABC transporter substrate-binding protein: protein MPRFFKFDSTHLTFIAVVTFSLIGVCPTKANDPDKPVNGEPWRIGMSAAFSGPASALGNGMRLGIETYFDYVNNRGGVHGRALELIALDDSYEPSKTAPNMRTLIDQHDVMCVIGNVGTPTAAVAVPIANEKKIPMFGAFTGAGLLRKSPPDRYVINYRASYAEETAKMIQGVVKELGISPSEVGFFTQNDAYGDAGWKGAVKALKEIGFEDAEYLPHGRYTRNTVDIEDGLSRLMDPRESVKAVIMVGAYKPCAKFIKTARQHFFNPVFLNVSFVGSSSLVAELGDQGDGVIITQVVPTPTSNTDAAIEFRRIVPAESQNFVSLEGFLVAKAFVEGLQLAGPDASAESFIDGIESGKPIDLGLGFKHQLSKDEHQFSHQIWPTSIRDGQLILLEDWNQAIVDADQYTVEETYQ from the coding sequence ATGCCACGGTTCTTTAAATTCGACTCAACACACCTCACCTTCATCGCTGTAGTCACATTCAGTTTGATTGGAGTTTGCCCGACCAAGGCAAACGATCCAGACAAGCCGGTCAATGGCGAACCATGGCGAATCGGAATGTCCGCTGCATTTTCGGGACCGGCGAGCGCGCTTGGAAACGGGATGCGGCTGGGGATCGAAACATACTTCGACTACGTTAACAATCGTGGGGGCGTCCACGGACGAGCGCTGGAACTGATCGCGTTAGACGATTCGTACGAGCCCAGCAAGACGGCTCCGAATATGCGGACGTTGATTGACCAGCACGATGTCATGTGTGTGATCGGAAACGTCGGAACGCCAACCGCTGCGGTCGCAGTACCGATCGCAAACGAGAAAAAGATCCCGATGTTCGGTGCGTTCACCGGCGCGGGTTTACTGCGAAAATCGCCTCCGGACCGGTACGTGATCAACTACCGTGCGTCATATGCCGAAGAGACGGCAAAGATGATTCAGGGTGTTGTTAAAGAACTGGGCATCTCGCCAAGCGAGGTTGGCTTCTTCACTCAAAATGACGCTTATGGCGATGCCGGTTGGAAAGGCGCCGTCAAAGCACTAAAAGAAATTGGCTTTGAGGACGCAGAGTATCTTCCACACGGGCGCTACACCCGCAACACCGTTGACATCGAAGACGGCTTAAGCCGCTTGATGGATCCACGCGAATCTGTCAAAGCGGTCATCATGGTCGGGGCCTACAAACCGTGTGCGAAGTTCATCAAAACCGCTCGTCAGCACTTCTTTAATCCGGTGTTCCTGAACGTGTCATTCGTTGGGAGTTCATCGCTGGTCGCGGAACTGGGTGACCAGGGCGACGGAGTCATCATCACACAAGTCGTACCGACACCAACAAGCAACACCGATGCGGCAATCGAATTTCGCCGCATTGTTCCTGCCGAAAGTCAGAACTTTGTCAGTTTAGAAGGCTTCCTTGTCGCAAAAGCATTTGTCGAAGGGCTGCAATTGGCAGGCCCCGATGCGAGCGCGGAAAGTTTTATTGATGGGATCGAAAGTGGAAAACCAATCGATTTGGGTCTTGGGTTTAAACACCAACTATCCAAAGACGAGCACCAGTTCAGTCATCAAATCTGGCCAACGTCGATTCGCGACGGGCAACTGATACTGCTAGAAGATTGGAACCAAGCGATCGTTGACGCAGACCAATATACGGTTGAGGAGACGTACCAGTGA
- a CDS encoding biotin--[acetyl-CoA-carboxylase] ligase, with protein sequence MRLAVTELLSDGVIGSCRYADETLSTNTDALNDVQSGLANESHLPKLFLTDRQTSGRGRQGNQWLSSHDSLTFSLLIRFDVRSPNATLISIAAGIGVAQGIEHSCAPLKVSLKWPNDICIVETTPTTPQLRKLGGILIETSASAPDRMVIGIGINIDRAPELTDTETSAVALTQIAQRSICREDLLQSIVTSVLELIDETTGDDAASSRNRLIQSYRSRCALSGRQISLRQNDQIIEGHCLGISDDGSLRLQHNGQHVDLRSGEVQQVRFR encoded by the coding sequence ATGCGTCTGGCAGTCACAGAACTGCTCAGCGATGGTGTGATCGGATCGTGTCGCTACGCCGACGAAACTTTATCGACTAACACCGACGCGCTAAACGATGTCCAATCCGGTCTCGCGAATGAAAGTCACCTTCCCAAGCTGTTCCTGACCGATCGACAAACCTCTGGACGCGGACGCCAAGGTAATCAATGGCTCAGCAGCCACGACTCGCTGACTTTTTCGCTACTGATTCGCTTTGACGTTCGATCGCCCAACGCGACACTAATCTCAATCGCAGCCGGCATCGGAGTCGCGCAAGGGATCGAACATAGCTGTGCACCGTTAAAGGTATCGCTGAAATGGCCCAACGACATCTGCATCGTTGAAACCACTCCAACCACCCCACAGCTACGAAAGCTTGGTGGAATCCTGATCGAGACATCTGCCTCAGCGCCTGACCGGATGGTGATCGGAATCGGCATCAACATCGATCGGGCACCCGAATTGACCGACACGGAAACGTCCGCTGTCGCACTGACCCAGATTGCCCAGCGGAGCATTTGCCGGGAAGACCTACTTCAATCGATCGTCACGTCGGTTTTAGAACTGATTGATGAAACGACCGGTGACGATGCGGCATCATCACGCAATCGATTGATTCAGTCCTATCGCTCGCGATGTGCATTGTCGGGACGACAGATCTCACTTCGTCAAAACGATCAAATCATCGAAGGCCACTGCCTTGGTATCTCCGATGACGGTTCGCTGCGTTTGCAACACAATGGTCAACACGTCGACCTTCGCAGTGGTGAAGTTCAGCAAGTCCGCTTTCGCTAG
- the mutL gene encoding DNA mismatch repair endonuclease MutL, translating into MDATARKLPTIRQLPPNLINQIAAGEVIERPSSVVKELLENSVDSGATRIEVSIVGGGTEMIRISDNGCGMTAEQLPLALASHATSKLPTDEALFHVSTLGFRGEALASIGSVSQLTIRSRVDGDDAGNEIQVRGGVIDPPVPCGCGVGTVMEVRNLFFNTPVRHRFLKTAQTEKGHIVEAFTRIALANTHVHFVLNNNDKPLYDLPATERWSERIEAFFGSEIASCLIPINSDDAQIKVSGYVCDPSVSRGNSRMQYLFLNGRHIRDRSLQHALGEAYRGLLMVGRHPVCFLQMRMPAEMIDVNVHPTKLEVRFTDGGRVYSRLLQTLRHHFLTTDMTQRVGPPPQSDTTPQPEPVLNRSEQAHRQSVIEWARTGRSPDQVFVAPNRGGDNFSVDAASVPGGNAGDAAARSMPSFGATPDFKPFPSGQSMPGQGIPGQIASEHSGPAPDPLLAPWDNPDADVTSASRNDHPSVCYLGFQVHNRYLVTQDEKGMVVIDQHALHERVLYERVKSKVLDSGQPLESQGLLVPEPVSLTADERTAVLEHQETLKQIGMEVEEFGGETVVIRSYPAMLRNKPPSEMLRTLMESVLGGGKKPEPIELLNHLLSTIACKAAVKAGDPLAPEEIESLLEQKDLFNDTHHCPHGRPTALFFSRDELDRMFGRLGPRGRV; encoded by the coding sequence ATGGATGCCACCGCTAGAAAACTACCGACAATTCGTCAGCTGCCTCCCAATTTGATCAATCAGATTGCGGCAGGTGAAGTCATCGAACGTCCCTCTTCGGTCGTCAAAGAGCTGCTGGAAAACAGCGTCGATTCTGGAGCAACACGGATCGAGGTTTCTATCGTTGGCGGCGGGACCGAAATGATCCGCATCAGCGACAACGGCTGCGGCATGACGGCGGAACAGTTGCCGCTGGCTTTGGCCAGCCACGCGACAAGCAAGCTTCCCACTGACGAGGCCCTTTTTCACGTCAGCACTTTAGGGTTCCGCGGTGAAGCTCTCGCATCGATCGGCAGTGTTTCGCAGCTGACCATCCGCAGCCGAGTCGATGGCGACGATGCCGGCAACGAAATTCAAGTTCGCGGCGGAGTTATCGATCCACCCGTGCCATGTGGCTGCGGCGTCGGCACGGTGATGGAAGTTCGCAACCTGTTTTTCAATACGCCGGTCCGGCATCGCTTCCTAAAAACGGCACAAACGGAAAAAGGGCACATCGTCGAAGCGTTCACAAGGATCGCGCTGGCGAATACGCATGTGCATTTCGTGCTCAACAATAATGACAAGCCGCTTTATGATTTGCCCGCTACTGAACGATGGAGTGAGCGAATTGAAGCATTCTTTGGCAGCGAGATCGCCAGCTGTCTGATCCCGATCAACAGCGATGACGCCCAGATCAAAGTGTCCGGCTATGTCTGTGATCCGTCGGTGAGCCGGGGGAATTCGCGGATGCAGTATCTGTTTCTCAACGGTCGGCATATCCGTGATCGATCATTGCAGCATGCCTTGGGCGAGGCCTACCGAGGGTTGTTGATGGTGGGGCGACATCCGGTCTGTTTTCTGCAGATGAGGATGCCCGCGGAAATGATCGACGTGAATGTGCACCCAACCAAGTTAGAAGTGCGGTTCACCGATGGCGGCCGCGTCTACAGTCGTCTGCTGCAAACGCTTCGACATCATTTTCTGACAACCGATATGACTCAGCGAGTCGGCCCGCCCCCACAATCGGATACGACTCCACAGCCCGAACCGGTTCTGAACCGGAGCGAACAAGCACACCGCCAATCGGTGATCGAATGGGCGCGGACGGGACGGTCACCCGATCAAGTCTTTGTCGCTCCCAATCGTGGCGGCGATAACTTTTCGGTGGACGCCGCATCGGTGCCCGGAGGAAATGCCGGAGATGCCGCGGCGCGTTCGATGCCTTCGTTCGGAGCGACGCCGGACTTTAAGCCTTTCCCGTCAGGACAGAGTATGCCGGGACAGGGGATACCCGGCCAGATTGCTTCGGAGCATTCCGGTCCGGCACCGGATCCATTGCTGGCCCCCTGGGACAACCCCGATGCTGATGTCACGTCCGCATCACGCAATGATCATCCGAGTGTTTGTTATTTGGGTTTCCAGGTCCACAATCGATACTTGGTAACCCAGGATGAAAAAGGCATGGTCGTGATCGACCAGCACGCGTTGCATGAACGTGTGTTGTATGAACGTGTTAAATCGAAAGTGCTCGATAGCGGTCAGCCATTAGAGTCGCAGGGGTTGTTGGTCCCCGAGCCGGTTTCGTTGACCGCAGATGAGCGGACAGCAGTCTTGGAACATCAAGAAACGCTGAAGCAGATCGGGATGGAGGTTGAGGAGTTCGGCGGCGAAACCGTCGTAATACGCTCTTACCCTGCAATGCTGCGAAACAAGCCGCCGTCAGAGATGCTGCGGACGTTGATGGAGTCGGTCCTTGGCGGAGGGAAAAAACCCGAGCCGATCGAATTGCTCAATCACCTGCTATCGACAATCGCCTGTAAAGCGGCGGTTAAAGCGGGCGATCCGTTGGCACCGGAGGAGATCGAATCTTTGCTTGAGCAGAAAGATCTCTTCAACGACACACATCATTGTCCTCACGGACGCCCGACGGCACTATTTTTCAGTCGCGACGAATTGGACCGAATGTTCGGGCGATTGGGGCCGCGAGGACGAGTTTAG
- the pdeM gene encoding ligase-associated DNA damage response endonuclease PdeM — MRSSISSVASSCDVVLRDHRLRLFSGGGVYHRDLEFLFVADLHLGKDATFRKHGLPVPSGGCAATLSKVECLIEQCRPSHLYLLGDMFHARSSVSDEVNLAMGSFRKRCGDLSMTLIRGNHDASFSKLPKAWGIESSAENVPIENLRLCHHPVEMRDDEGLALAGHLHPSYSLQTATERLGRLPCFWYSRGCLVLPAIGEFTGTYGVRHQSADDRIWVSADEVILEIPQ, encoded by the coding sequence ATGCGGTCTTCAATATCCAGTGTGGCATCGTCGTGTGATGTCGTTTTGCGAGATCACCGCCTCCGCCTATTCAGTGGTGGAGGCGTTTATCACCGCGATTTGGAATTTCTTTTTGTCGCCGATTTGCATTTGGGAAAAGACGCGACATTCCGCAAGCATGGTTTGCCGGTTCCCAGTGGCGGATGTGCCGCAACGCTGTCCAAGGTCGAATGCCTGATCGAACAGTGTCGTCCTTCGCATCTGTATTTGCTCGGTGACATGTTTCATGCACGATCTTCGGTGTCAGACGAAGTTAACTTGGCGATGGGATCATTTCGCAAGCGTTGTGGCGATCTGTCGATGACGTTGATTCGCGGCAATCACGACGCCTCGTTTTCGAAACTGCCCAAGGCATGGGGCATCGAATCGTCAGCTGAAAACGTGCCGATCGAAAACCTGCGTCTGTGCCATCATCCCGTTGAAATGCGAGATGATGAAGGCTTGGCTTTGGCGGGGCATTTACATCCGTCGTATTCGCTACAAACCGCAACCGAGCGACTGGGGCGACTGCCATGTTTTTGGTATTCCCGTGGATGTTTGGTGTTGCCAGCGATCGGTGAATTTACCGGAACCTACGGAGTACGGCATCAATCGGCGGACGATCGAATCTGGGTTTCGGCTGACGAAGTCATTCTGGAAATCCCTCAGTGA
- a CDS encoding serine/threonine protein kinase, with protein sequence MQNEPTIILSGTDPDLPRKLPSGLGRYKGRRQVGRGGNGILEGAFDPVTGRTVAIKMLPFDIHAVPNERRRLLREARVTAQLQHPNTVPVYEIGNDLVHGIYFTMKLISGENLFEILKRIATGDTQTEQAYPAARRVSALIGACRALAYAHARGVIHRDVKPENIWLGNFDEVYLLDWGTAKVWGSMDDQTVVRYDATELKKAEEEQQFQTLTGGGQRPGTPLYMSPEQIQGTRSIDERSDIFNVGVCMYELLAIREPFRGANIDQTFRNIIHGEVPPPSELAPDRNIPKIADEVVMRALQKRPAARFQTMREMIEAIHDVVQQLDQD encoded by the coding sequence ATGCAAAACGAACCCACCATCATCTTGTCTGGAACGGATCCCGATTTACCGCGCAAATTGCCGTCGGGGCTCGGTCGATATAAAGGTCGACGTCAGGTCGGCCGCGGCGGAAACGGTATTTTGGAAGGCGCTTTCGATCCGGTGACCGGTCGGACGGTGGCGATCAAGATGTTGCCGTTCGATATTCATGCCGTCCCGAACGAACGCCGGCGATTGCTGCGAGAGGCTCGCGTTACGGCGCAGCTTCAGCACCCAAACACGGTGCCTGTGTACGAGATCGGAAATGATTTGGTCCACGGCATTTACTTCACAATGAAGTTGATTTCGGGTGAGAATCTGTTCGAAATTCTTAAGCGGATAGCGACCGGAGATACCCAGACGGAGCAGGCGTATCCGGCGGCCCGAAGGGTGTCCGCCTTGATCGGCGCTTGCCGTGCCCTCGCGTACGCCCATGCCCGCGGCGTGATTCATCGCGATGTCAAACCGGAGAATATTTGGCTCGGAAATTTTGACGAGGTGTATTTGCTGGATTGGGGGACCGCGAAAGTTTGGGGGTCGATGGATGACCAGACGGTGGTCCGCTACGACGCGACCGAGCTGAAGAAGGCGGAGGAAGAACAGCAATTCCAAACCCTCACCGGGGGTGGACAGCGTCCCGGAACCCCACTGTATATGTCTCCCGAACAAATTCAGGGGACACGCAGTATTGATGAACGCAGCGACATCTTTAACGTGGGTGTCTGCATGTATGAATTGTTGGCGATCCGCGAGCCGTTTCGGGGTGCCAATATCGATCAAACGTTCCGGAATATCATTCACGGCGAAGTCCCACCACCGAGTGAACTGGCACCGGACCGGAATATTCCCAAGATCGCTGACGAAGTCGTGATGCGAGCGTTGCAGAAACGACCGGCAGCCCGATTCCAAACAATGCGTGAAATGATCGAAGCAATTCATGATGTCGTTCAGCAGCTCGATCAGGACTGA